A region of Myxococcus stipitatus DSM 14675 DNA encodes the following proteins:
- a CDS encoding MMPL family transporter yields the protein MRSKWAILWLLVVLAVGAHQVWFWFSARLDTDVLALLPEDEQAPEVGAATRKLADGASRELVLLVGAKDWEAAQRAADVAREELSRDPSLLKPSALDASSLDVALELYRPYRDRLLTPAQRAWLTRATAEELGGTALMKLYQPAGPRLTDWEADPLGLWPDWWAARAAESTARPRDGRLWLSGEGREWVLLAFHSQVSAFALGADGRITGVVERARAAVTAAVPGSRMVVAGVPLYAEAAASQASNEMSTIGIGSMAAVLLLVWLTFRSVRPILLVGVSLVIGCAVAISVTALVFDRVHLLTLVFGSSLVGVAEDYGFHYFAARQGKPPSERGALMRGLLPGMVMALLTSVVAYLALGIAPFPGLRQMALFSATGLVGAFLTVACWFPHLDTGALPVTPFAQRFATSLARWPRFTSTRAWWTGTAVLALFILGGLWRLKTRDDVRQLQGAPAHLIADQRELGRLLGLPSPAQFFLVRGQDAEQVLEREAKLKERLDVFVADRMLPGYRAVSDWLPSAEQQRADARLSARAEAQAVAAVAEATGEAPTRARFADGVLTPEQLLASPASAAIRQQWLGAMGDQHFSIVMLRGLDAPSLLPHLAEAARGLEGVRWVDKTQEISGLLERYRELMGGLIVLGYVAVLLLLVTRFRRQAWRAWLPTVVGTLFTLAVFGWVGEPLQLFSVLGLMLLLGMGVDYGIFMLEHPGEGSAWLAVALAGVSTLLSFGLLGLSATPALRSFGLTMLLGEVAIWLLTPCCRLPAGKDVS from the coding sequence TTGCGAAGTAAGTGGGCCATCCTCTGGTTGCTGGTGGTGCTCGCCGTGGGCGCGCACCAGGTGTGGTTCTGGTTCTCCGCCCGCCTGGACACCGACGTCCTCGCGCTCCTGCCCGAGGATGAGCAGGCGCCCGAGGTCGGCGCCGCCACGCGCAAGCTCGCGGACGGGGCCAGCCGGGAGCTGGTGCTGCTCGTGGGCGCGAAGGACTGGGAAGCCGCCCAGCGCGCCGCGGACGTCGCTCGCGAGGAGCTGTCGCGAGACCCGTCGCTCCTGAAGCCCTCCGCGCTGGATGCGTCCTCGTTGGACGTGGCGCTGGAGCTGTATCGCCCCTATCGCGACAGGCTGCTCACGCCCGCGCAGCGCGCATGGCTGACACGCGCGACGGCCGAGGAGCTGGGGGGCACCGCGCTCATGAAGCTCTATCAGCCCGCGGGTCCTCGGCTGACGGACTGGGAGGCGGACCCGCTGGGCCTGTGGCCCGACTGGTGGGCGGCCCGCGCGGCGGAGAGCACGGCGCGTCCTCGCGATGGACGGCTGTGGCTGTCCGGTGAGGGGCGGGAGTGGGTGCTCCTGGCCTTCCACAGCCAGGTCTCCGCCTTCGCGCTCGGCGCGGACGGACGCATCACCGGCGTGGTGGAGCGCGCGCGCGCGGCCGTGACGGCGGCGGTGCCGGGCAGTCGGATGGTGGTCGCGGGCGTGCCGCTGTACGCGGAGGCCGCCGCGTCCCAGGCCAGCAATGAGATGTCCACCATCGGCATCGGGTCGATGGCGGCCGTGCTGCTGCTCGTGTGGCTGACCTTCCGTTCGGTGCGCCCCATCCTCCTGGTGGGTGTCTCGCTGGTGATTGGCTGCGCGGTGGCCATCAGCGTCACCGCCCTGGTCTTCGACCGCGTCCACCTGCTCACGCTCGTCTTCGGCTCCAGCCTGGTCGGCGTGGCGGAGGACTACGGCTTCCACTACTTCGCCGCGCGCCAGGGCAAGCCGCCCTCCGAGCGCGGCGCGCTCATGCGGGGCCTGCTGCCGGGCATGGTGATGGCGCTGCTCACCAGCGTCGTGGCCTATCTGGCGCTGGGCATCGCGCCCTTCCCCGGGCTGCGGCAGATGGCGCTGTTCTCCGCCACGGGCCTCGTCGGTGCGTTCCTCACGGTGGCGTGCTGGTTCCCCCACCTCGACACCGGCGCGCTGCCGGTGACGCCCTTCGCCCAGCGCTTCGCGACGTCGCTGGCGCGCTGGCCCCGCTTCACCTCCACGCGCGCCTGGTGGACGGGGACGGCGGTGCTCGCGCTGTTCATCCTGGGCGGCCTGTGGCGCCTGAAGACGCGCGACGACGTGCGCCAGCTCCAGGGTGCTCCGGCCCACCTCATCGCCGACCAGCGGGAGCTGGGACGCCTCCTGGGACTGCCCAGCCCCGCGCAGTTCTTCCTCGTGAGAGGACAGGACGCGGAGCAGGTGCTGGAGCGCGAGGCGAAGCTCAAGGAGCGGCTGGACGTGTTCGTGGCGGACCGGATGCTCCCGGGCTACCGCGCCGTGTCGGACTGGCTGCCCAGCGCCGAGCAGCAGCGCGCCGATGCCCGCTTGAGCGCGAGAGCGGAGGCCCAGGCCGTGGCGGCGGTGGCCGAGGCCACGGGCGAGGCCCCCACCCGCGCGCGCTTCGCGGACGGCGTGCTCACGCCCGAGCAGCTCCTCGCCAGCCCCGCGTCGGCGGCCATCCGGCAGCAGTGGCTGGGCGCGATGGGCGACCAGCACTTCAGCATCGTCATGCTGCGCGGGCTCGATGCCCCGTCGCTGCTCCCGCACCTGGCCGAGGCCGCGCGAGGACTCGAGGGTGTGCGCTGGGTGGACAAGACGCAGGAGATTTCAGGGCTCCTGGAGCGCTACCGCGAGCTCATGGGGGGGCTCATCGTCCTGGGCTATGTCGCGGTGCTGCTCCTGCTGGTGACGCGCTTCCGGCGTCAGGCGTGGCGCGCGTGGCTGCCCACGGTGGTGGGCACGCTCTTCACGCTCGCGGTCTTCGGCTGGGTGGGTGAGCCGCTCCAGCTCTTCAGCGTCCTGGGCCTGATGCTCCTCTTGGGCATGGGCGTGGACTACGGAATCTTCATGCTGGAGCACCCTGGAGAGGGCTCCGCATGGCTCGCGGTGGCGCTCGCCGGCGTGAGTACCCTCCTCTCTTTTGGACTCCTGGGGCTCTCGGCCACTCCGGCCTTGCGCTCCTTTGGACTGACCATGCTGCTGGGCGAGGTGGCCATCTGGCTGCTGACCCCCTGCTGCAGACTGCCCGCGGGCAAGGACGTGTCGTGA
- a CDS encoding LolA family protein yields MKRVLLLVTLLAGMTASAQDVVTQVRARLADVPLLRGDFEQKKTVSGFKKPLVSRGVFLLAREQGVLWDTKTPFASTLTLTRKSLSAQQASGAAAYHLDASKEPGLAAVNEVMFALLSGDVAALSKRFRVQGALEGAEGWKLTLTPTDAGLVRVFRVIHLEGDKYVRQVRLEEARGDVSVILFDKLAQAPSPSETEAQRLAK; encoded by the coding sequence ATGAAGCGCGTGCTCTTGCTCGTGACGTTGCTGGCGGGGATGACGGCCAGTGCCCAGGACGTGGTGACGCAGGTCCGCGCCCGGCTGGCGGATGTACCGCTCTTGCGCGGCGACTTCGAGCAGAAGAAGACGGTGTCGGGCTTCAAGAAGCCCCTCGTCTCGCGCGGCGTGTTCCTCCTGGCCCGCGAGCAAGGGGTCCTCTGGGACACGAAGACGCCCTTCGCGTCCACGCTCACGCTCACGCGCAAGTCGCTGAGCGCGCAGCAGGCTTCCGGGGCCGCGGCCTACCACCTGGACGCCAGCAAGGAGCCGGGGCTCGCCGCGGTGAACGAGGTGATGTTCGCCCTGTTGTCCGGAGACGTCGCGGCGCTGTCCAAGCGCTTCCGCGTCCAGGGCGCGCTGGAGGGCGCGGAGGGCTGGAAGCTGACCCTCACGCCGACGGACGCGGGCCTGGTGCGCGTGTTCCGCGTCATCCACCTGGAGGGCGACAAGTACGTGCGGCAGGTCCGACTGGAGGAGGCGCGCGGCGACGTGAGCGTCATCCTGTTCGACAAGCTCGCCCAGGCTCCTTCTCCCTCTGAAACGGAAGCCCAGCGCCTTGCGAAGTAA
- a CDS encoding acyl-CoA thioesterase: protein MKPELHHEIELTPPFHDIDLMEVVWHGHYVKYLELARCALLAKFNYDYPQMLESGFAWPVVDMRLKYVQPALYGKTLKIRAEITEWENRLRIDYLVRDAATGRKVNQAHTIQVAVSLATKELQYVCPPVLWQRLGVKPE from the coding sequence ATGAAGCCTGAGCTCCACCATGAAATCGAGCTGACGCCGCCCTTCCATGACATCGACCTGATGGAGGTCGTCTGGCATGGGCACTACGTGAAGTACCTGGAGCTGGCGCGCTGCGCGCTGCTGGCGAAGTTCAACTACGACTACCCGCAGATGCTGGAGTCCGGCTTCGCGTGGCCCGTGGTGGACATGCGGCTGAAGTACGTGCAGCCCGCGCTCTACGGGAAGACGCTGAAGATTCGCGCCGAGATCACCGAGTGGGAGAACCGGCTGCGAATCGACTACCTGGTTCGAGACGCCGCCACGGGCCGCAAGGTGAACCAGGCCCACACCATCCAGGTCGCGGTGTCGTTGGCCACCAAGGAGCTGCAGTACGTCTGTCCGCCGGTGCTCTGGCAACGGCTGGGGGTGAAGCCCGAATGA
- a CDS encoding HAL/PAL/TAL family ammonia-lyase yields MSPPGIKSERAVRFDGSRLAIEDVSSLSRREREAELGTTSDFRQRITRGAEFLDRLLAEDGNIYGVTTGYGDSCTVSIPPDLVAELPHHLYAYHGIGAGRFLTPEETRAVLATRLASLTQGVSGVGLGLLTQLEQLMRLDILPLIPAEGSVGASGDLTPLSYVAAVLCGEREVWHRGEKRPAAEVLAQHGLKPLKLRPKEGLAIMNGTSVMTALACLAWERAEYVSRLATRLTAFNVVASAGNAHHFDEALFALKPHVGQQRVAARLRQDLASERPSRNEQRLQDRYSLRCAPHVMGVLEDALPFFRAQIENELNSANDNPLIDPDSERVLHGGHFYGGHIAFAMDGLKNAVANVADLLDRQLALLVDTRYNHGLPSNLSGSTGPRAAINHGLKAVQISVSAWTAEALKQTMPASVFSRSTECHNQDKVSMGTIAARDCLRVLELTEQVVAAMLIAARQGVTLRRRIAQETGLSPSLASMQADLEQRIPLVVEDRALDKELQVLLGAIRAREWRLYEA; encoded by the coding sequence ATGTCTCCGCCAGGAATCAAGAGTGAGCGTGCGGTCCGGTTCGATGGGAGCCGGCTCGCCATTGAAGACGTGTCCTCGCTGTCGCGCCGAGAGCGCGAGGCCGAGCTGGGCACCACCTCCGACTTCCGCCAGCGAATCACGCGCGGCGCGGAGTTCCTGGACCGGCTGCTGGCCGAGGACGGGAACATCTACGGCGTGACGACGGGGTACGGCGACTCCTGCACCGTCTCCATCCCGCCGGACCTGGTGGCCGAGCTGCCGCACCACCTCTACGCGTACCACGGCATCGGCGCGGGCCGGTTCCTCACGCCGGAGGAGACGCGCGCGGTGCTGGCCACGCGGCTGGCCTCGCTGACGCAAGGGGTGTCGGGCGTGGGGCTGGGGTTGCTCACGCAGCTCGAGCAGCTCATGCGCCTGGACATCCTCCCGCTCATCCCGGCCGAGGGCTCGGTGGGCGCCAGCGGAGACCTGACGCCCCTGTCCTACGTGGCGGCGGTGCTCTGCGGCGAGCGCGAGGTCTGGCACCGCGGCGAGAAGCGGCCCGCGGCGGAGGTGCTGGCCCAGCACGGGCTGAAGCCCCTGAAGCTGCGGCCGAAGGAAGGCCTGGCCATCATGAACGGCACGTCGGTGATGACGGCGCTGGCGTGCCTGGCCTGGGAGCGCGCGGAGTACGTGAGCCGGCTGGCCACGCGCCTCACCGCCTTCAACGTCGTGGCGAGCGCGGGCAACGCGCACCACTTCGACGAGGCGCTCTTCGCCCTCAAGCCGCATGTCGGCCAGCAGCGCGTCGCCGCGCGGCTGCGCCAGGACCTGGCCAGCGAGCGCCCCAGCCGCAACGAGCAGCGCCTGCAGGACCGCTACTCCCTGCGCTGCGCGCCGCACGTCATGGGTGTGCTCGAGGACGCCCTGCCCTTCTTCCGCGCGCAAATCGAGAACGAGCTCAACAGCGCGAACGACAACCCGCTCATCGACCCGGACAGCGAGCGGGTGCTGCACGGCGGGCACTTCTACGGCGGCCACATCGCCTTCGCGATGGACGGCCTGAAGAACGCGGTGGCCAACGTGGCGGACCTGCTGGACCGGCAGTTGGCCCTGCTGGTGGACACCCGCTACAACCACGGCCTGCCGTCCAACCTCTCCGGGTCCACGGGCCCGCGCGCGGCCATCAACCACGGCCTCAAGGCGGTTCAAATCAGCGTCTCCGCGTGGACGGCGGAGGCCCTCAAGCAGACGATGCCCGCGTCGGTCTTCTCCCGCTCCACCGAGTGCCACAACCAGGACAAGGTGAGCATGGGCACCATCGCCGCGCGGGACTGCCTGCGCGTGCTGGAGCTCACCGAGCAGGTGGTGGCCGCGATGCTCATCGCCGCGCGACAGGGAGTCACCCTGCGCCGCCGCATCGCACAAGAAACGGGGCTGTCGCCGTCTCTGGCTTCGATGCAAGCCGACCTGGAGCAGCGCATCCCGCTGGTGGTGGAGGACCGGGCCTTGGACAAGGAGCTGCAAGTGTTGCTGGGCGCCATCCGTGCCCGGGAATGGAGGCTCTATGAAGCCTGA
- a CDS encoding glycosyltransferase family 2 protein has translation MKVCAVIPVYNHGEAVGAVVQAVRAHGLPCVLVDDGSEPGCARVLDTLAQEDRSGVQLVRLPQNEGKGGAMMAGLRAAHASGFSHALQIDADGQHDTGDIPRFVELASASPGTLICGTPVYDESVPKGRLYGRYATHIWVWINTLSLAIRDSMCGFRVYPLEPTLALINSVSIGKRMDFDVEVLVRLYWRGMRVHNQPTRVRYPTDGISHFDVLWDNVRISGMHARLFFGMLARLPMLLWRKVTA, from the coding sequence ATGAAGGTCTGCGCGGTGATTCCCGTCTACAACCACGGCGAGGCCGTGGGCGCGGTGGTGCAGGCGGTGCGTGCGCACGGGCTGCCCTGTGTGCTCGTGGACGATGGCAGCGAGCCGGGCTGTGCCCGGGTGCTGGACACGCTGGCCCAGGAGGACCGCTCCGGCGTCCAGTTGGTGCGCCTGCCCCAGAACGAGGGCAAGGGCGGAGCGATGATGGCGGGCCTTCGCGCGGCCCACGCGTCCGGCTTCAGCCACGCGTTGCAGATTGACGCCGACGGGCAGCACGACACCGGGGACATCCCTCGCTTCGTCGAGCTGGCGTCCGCGTCCCCCGGCACGCTCATCTGCGGCACGCCCGTGTATGACGAGTCCGTGCCCAAGGGCCGGCTGTACGGCCGCTACGCCACGCACATCTGGGTGTGGATCAACACGCTGTCCTTGGCCATCCGCGATTCCATGTGTGGCTTCCGCGTGTATCCGCTGGAGCCCACGCTCGCGCTCATCAACTCGGTGAGCATCGGCAAGCGGATGGACTTCGACGTGGAGGTCCTGGTGCGGCTGTACTGGCGGGGGATGCGCGTGCACAACCAGCCCACGCGCGTGCGCTACCCCACCGACGGCATCTCCCACTTCGACGTGCTCTGGGACAACGTGCGCATCTCCGGCATGCATGCCCGGCTCTTCTTCGGGATGCTCGCGCGGCTGCCCATGCTCCTGTGGCGGAAGGTCACCGCATGA
- a CDS encoding AMP-binding protein → MAERIAIEQLLSQGRPARFPVALRDGAALGFEDFEVRVAGWRAAFAARDGRRWALYFEDTFEFAAAMLGAWHACKCVYLPSDIQPATLERLRGEVDGFAGDVPATLEPLAFREGPLGWAALVSQVKNLVVYTSGSSGEPVAIFKHLGQLTREVDTLANLFDARLGDESRILATVSHQHIYGLLFRVLWPLTSGHPFLARALPYPEELLAVLETGPAALIASPAHLKRLPESLDWSRGRPHLHAVFSSGGPLPTEALHACRTLLGQAPMEVYGSSETGGIAWRQRAQDDALGWTVMPGLEVQLNDEALAVRSPHLPDDGWFQTEDRARLLPQGFELLGRKDRLLKLEEKRVSLSAMERSLVAGGLLREARVVPLREGLRTTLAVVACPTDSGAKHLAEGGKRALNQALREQLAREFEPSVLPRRFRYLEAMPVNSQGKSTEAALTALFDSRRPPLRVLEHTAERAVLSVETPASLPQFQGHFPEKPLLPGVAQIEWAIQWGQELFALPPRFLRMEVVKFQQLIVPETLLTVELTWTPAKGSLHFKYTSATGTHGSGRVLFGEVQG, encoded by the coding sequence ATGGCTGAGCGCATCGCCATCGAACAGCTCCTCTCGCAAGGCCGCCCCGCCCGCTTCCCGGTGGCGCTGCGAGACGGCGCTGCGCTGGGCTTCGAGGACTTCGAGGTCCGGGTCGCGGGCTGGCGCGCGGCCTTCGCGGCGAGAGACGGCCGCAGGTGGGCGCTCTACTTCGAGGACACCTTCGAGTTCGCCGCCGCGATGCTGGGCGCCTGGCACGCGTGCAAGTGTGTCTACCTGCCGTCGGACATCCAGCCCGCGACGCTGGAGCGGCTGCGCGGCGAGGTGGATGGCTTCGCGGGAGATGTGCCCGCGACACTCGAGCCCCTCGCGTTTCGAGAGGGTCCTCTCGGCTGGGCCGCGTTGGTCTCCCAGGTGAAGAACCTGGTGGTCTACACGTCGGGCTCCAGCGGAGAGCCCGTCGCCATCTTCAAGCACCTGGGCCAGCTCACCCGCGAGGTCGACACGCTCGCGAACCTGTTCGACGCCCGGCTCGGCGACGAGTCCCGCATCCTGGCCACCGTCTCGCACCAGCACATCTACGGGCTCCTGTTCCGGGTGCTCTGGCCGTTGACGTCGGGCCACCCGTTCCTCGCACGCGCCCTGCCCTACCCGGAGGAGCTCCTCGCGGTGCTGGAGACGGGCCCGGCCGCGCTCATCGCCAGCCCCGCGCACCTCAAGCGGCTGCCGGAGTCGCTGGACTGGTCCCGCGGCCGGCCCCACCTGCACGCGGTGTTCTCCTCGGGAGGCCCCTTGCCCACGGAGGCCCTTCACGCCTGCCGCACGCTGCTGGGACAGGCCCCCATGGAGGTCTACGGGAGCTCCGAGACGGGCGGCATCGCCTGGCGTCAGCGCGCGCAGGACGATGCGCTGGGGTGGACGGTCATGCCCGGCCTCGAGGTCCAGCTGAACGACGAGGCGCTCGCGGTCCGCTCCCCTCACCTGCCCGATGACGGCTGGTTCCAGACGGAGGACCGGGCCCGGCTCCTGCCCCAGGGCTTCGAGCTCCTGGGGCGCAAGGACCGGCTCCTGAAGCTGGAGGAGAAGCGCGTCTCCCTGAGCGCCATGGAGCGGTCGCTGGTGGCGGGCGGGCTGTTGCGCGAGGCGCGCGTGGTGCCGCTGCGCGAGGGCCTGCGGACGACGCTGGCGGTGGTGGCCTGCCCCACCGACTCCGGGGCGAAGCACCTCGCCGAGGGGGGGAAGCGGGCCCTGAACCAGGCCCTGCGCGAACAGCTGGCGCGGGAGTTCGAGCCCAGTGTCCTTCCCCGCCGATTCCGGTATCTGGAGGCAATGCCAGTCAACAGCCAGGGCAAATCCACCGAGGCGGCCCTCACCGCGCTCTTCGACTCCCGCCGGCCGCCCCTGCGCGTGCTGGAGCACACCGCGGAGCGGGCCGTGCTGAGCGTGGAGACCCCCGCGAGCCTGCCGCAGTTCCAGGGCCACTTCCCCGAGAAGCCCCTCCTGCCCGGCGTGGCGCAAATCGAGTGGGCCATCCAGTGGGGCCAGGAGCTCTTCGCGCTGCCGCCCCGGTTCCTGCGGATGGAGGTGGTGAAGTTCCAGCAGCTCATCGTCCCCGAGACGCTCCTCACGGTGGAGCTCACCTGGACACCGGCCAAGGGCAGCCTCCACTTCAAGTACACCTCCGCGACCGGCACCCACGGCAGCGGCCGGGTGCTGTTCGGCGAGGTCCAGGGATGA
- a CDS encoding acyl carrier protein produces the protein MTKTELYENLRTLLQDTFDIDPARITPEARLRDDLDIDSIDAVDLLVKLKPVTGKRVPPEVFKSVRTIQDVVDALHGLLEESVAA, from the coding sequence ATGACCAAGACCGAGCTCTACGAAAACCTGCGCACGCTCCTGCAGGACACGTTCGACATCGACCCGGCCCGCATCACGCCCGAGGCGCGGCTCCGCGATGACCTGGACATCGACAGCATCGACGCGGTGGACCTGCTCGTGAAGCTCAAGCCCGTCACGGGCAAGCGCGTCCCGCCGGAGGTCTTCAAGTCCGTGCGCACCATCCAGGACGTCGTCGACGCCCTGCACGGCCTGCTCGAAGAGTCCGTGGCGGCGTGA
- a CDS encoding phosphopantetheine-binding protein translates to MQALEQEITKLVIETLNLEDLQPSDIDPIAPLFVEGLGLDSIDALELGLALQKTYGVALASDSTENRRHFASVRALATFVSTHRKA, encoded by the coding sequence ATGCAGGCGCTTGAGCAGGAAATCACGAAGCTGGTCATCGAGACGCTGAACCTCGAGGACCTCCAGCCGTCGGACATCGACCCGATAGCCCCGCTGTTCGTCGAGGGGCTGGGGCTCGATTCCATCGATGCCTTGGAGCTTGGCCTCGCGCTCCAGAAGACCTATGGGGTTGCCCTGGCGAGCGATTCCACGGAGAACCGCCGTCACTTCGCCAGCGTGCGTGCCCTCGCGACCTTCGTGAGCACCCACCGCAAGGCCTGA
- a CDS encoding lysophospholipid acyltransferase family protein, protein MLERLDYVWRVLATGFCFATFGLGGLALRVLYFPLLSLFVRHKPRRTRLARLAVHYSFRFFIELMRMSGVLRYRVEGVEKLSRSGLLILANHPTLIDVVFLISLVPNADCVVKASLANNPFTRGPVEATGYLCNDSGPELVKACIASVKAGNNLIIFPEGTRTPVSGPMKLQRGAANIAVRGPCDITPVTIECKPLSLTKGLPWWRVPPSRMNFTIVVRDDIAVAPMVEEAQGEALAARSLTERLHTYFSTETQRHAGA, encoded by the coding sequence ATGCTTGAGCGGCTCGACTACGTCTGGCGGGTGCTGGCGACGGGCTTCTGCTTCGCCACCTTCGGCCTGGGGGGCCTGGCGCTGCGCGTGCTGTACTTCCCGCTGCTGTCGCTGTTCGTGCGCCACAAGCCACGCCGCACGCGGCTGGCGCGACTGGCCGTCCACTACTCGTTCCGCTTCTTCATCGAGCTGATGCGCATGAGCGGGGTCTTGCGCTACCGCGTGGAGGGCGTGGAGAAGCTGTCGCGCTCCGGGCTGCTCATCCTGGCCAACCACCCGACGCTCATCGACGTGGTGTTCCTCATCTCGCTCGTCCCCAACGCGGACTGCGTCGTCAAGGCGAGCCTGGCCAACAACCCCTTCACCCGAGGCCCCGTCGAGGCCACCGGCTACCTGTGCAACGACTCCGGGCCGGAGCTGGTCAAGGCCTGCATCGCCTCCGTGAAGGCGGGCAACAACCTCATCATCTTCCCGGAGGGCACGCGCACGCCCGTGTCGGGACCCATGAAGCTGCAGCGAGGCGCGGCCAACATCGCGGTGCGCGGCCCGTGCGACATCACCCCCGTCACCATCGAGTGCAAGCCCTTGAGCCTCACCAAGGGCCTGCCCTGGTGGCGGGTGCCCCCCTCCAGGATGAACTTCACCATCGTGGTCCGCGACGACATCGCCGTCGCGCCTATGGTCGAAGAGGCGCAGGGCGAAGCCCTGGCCGCCCGCTCCCTCACCGAACGATTGCACACCTACTTCTCCACGGAGACACAACGCCATGCAGGCGCTTGA
- a CDS encoding beta-ketoacyl synthase chain length factor — MVFSVHHWAAWAPGLVGQDAWRAWLSQPFPLPAEGTPPLTEMPAMMRRRVDRLGRIALQATYTCHGEAPACPMVFASRYGDMRRSVELLEQLAQGTPLSPTSFSLSVHNAIGALYSIARGDLTAQSAVAAGAETVEAAFVEACGLLSEGAPEVLVVVYDEPRPTPFEHFPEQVAFPHAWACSVRPAGQGPTYRLACGAVSGETAPATGALPEELAVLRFLASDAERFEHPVGARVWRWQKDA; from the coding sequence ATGGTTTTTTCCGTCCACCACTGGGCCGCGTGGGCTCCTGGGCTCGTCGGGCAGGATGCCTGGAGGGCCTGGCTCTCCCAGCCATTTCCTCTTCCGGCCGAGGGCACGCCGCCCCTGACCGAGATGCCGGCGATGATGCGCCGCCGAGTGGACCGGTTGGGGCGCATCGCGCTGCAGGCCACGTACACGTGCCATGGGGAGGCGCCCGCATGCCCCATGGTGTTCGCGTCGCGGTACGGTGACATGCGCCGCTCGGTGGAGTTGCTGGAGCAACTGGCCCAGGGCACGCCGCTGTCGCCCACGTCCTTCAGCCTGTCGGTGCACAACGCCATTGGCGCGCTTTACTCCATCGCCCGGGGCGACCTGACGGCGCAGAGCGCGGTGGCCGCGGGCGCGGAGACGGTGGAGGCCGCCTTCGTGGAGGCGTGTGGCCTCTTGAGCGAGGGGGCCCCCGAGGTCCTCGTCGTGGTCTACGACGAGCCGCGCCCCACCCCCTTCGAGCACTTCCCCGAGCAGGTGGCGTTCCCCCACGCCTGGGCCTGCAGCGTGAGGCCCGCGGGACAGGGTCCGACCTACCGGCTCGCGTGTGGCGCGGTGTCTGGCGAGACGGCCCCCGCGACGGGGGCGCTGCCGGAGGAGCTGGCCGTGCTGCGCTTCCTCGCCTCCGACGCGGAGCGGTTCGAGCACCCGGTCGGTGCCCGGGTCTGGCGGTGGCAGAAAGATGCTTGA
- a CDS encoding GNAT family N-acetyltransferase: MASPYDVTTVSSTAQLARIIELQRRNLKQTLDAAEMRDQGFVTVEHELPVLERMHALAPSIIARHGEDVVAYALSMPRECRAMLPVLVPMFDLLDGLEYRGRAMKDLRFYVMGQICVDKAHRGQGLVDQLYDKHREVYRERFELLVTEVSVRNTRSLRVHERVGFKTVHTYRDATDEWAVVAWDWSPPAG, encoded by the coding sequence ATGGCCAGCCCGTACGACGTGACGACGGTGAGCAGCACCGCGCAGCTCGCGCGCATCATCGAGCTGCAGCGCAGGAACCTGAAGCAGACGCTCGACGCGGCGGAGATGCGCGACCAGGGCTTCGTCACCGTGGAGCATGAGCTGCCGGTGCTGGAGCGCATGCACGCGCTGGCGCCCAGCATCATCGCCCGGCACGGCGAGGACGTGGTGGCCTATGCCCTGTCGATGCCTCGGGAGTGCCGCGCGATGCTGCCCGTGCTCGTCCCCATGTTCGACCTCCTGGACGGCCTGGAGTACCGGGGGCGCGCGATGAAGGACCTGCGCTTCTACGTCATGGGACAGATTTGCGTCGACAAGGCCCACCGGGGACAGGGCCTCGTCGACCAGCTCTATGACAAGCACCGCGAGGTATACCGAGAGCGCTTCGAGCTGCTCGTCACCGAGGTCTCCGTGCGCAACACCCGCTCCCTGCGCGTGCACGAGCGCGTGGGCTTCAAGACGGTGCACACCTACCGCGACGCGACGGACGAGTGGGCCGTCGTCGCCTGGGATTGGAGCCCTCCGGCCGGGTAG